One part of the Ziziphus jujuba cultivar Dongzao chromosome 2, ASM3175591v1 genome encodes these proteins:
- the LOC107419712 gene encoding UDP-glycosyltransferase 91C1-like, translated as MEELMMKKENKFHIALFPWLAYGHLLPYLEVSKLLAEKGYRVTFISTPKNIRRLPKLHQALSDSCLINFVELPLPEVDGLPNGVESTADISIQKVPYLKKAYDMLQPSLIHFLQASDVNWIIHDFVCYWVPQVATQLGINSIFFHITNATSLAFVGPPSELTGGQRQKPEDFTVVPKWIDFPSNEAFKLHEMVSHWDCMDRDVADFERFAHAIQGCQFVTMRTCPKFEADSLSLLQKLYGKPAVPIGFLPPHHSNSVQGDDDEIKWKTLKEWLDNNKHRSVFYIAFGTEVSLSRDMMHELAYGIEKSRLPFIWVLNNRPLVEGLLGSDHIIPPEFEAQVSERGLIWRGWAPQLRILAHSSIGGFLTHCGWGSVIEALGFGLPLILFSGASADQGLIARLMQERGVGLEIPRDDKTGSFTSDSVAKLIRRVMVDQEGESVRANAWAIRDIFGNVELNNRCLDEFIKCLETFAA; from the coding sequence ATGGAGGAGCTGATgatgaagaaagaaaataagttTCACATAGCATTGTTCCCGTGGCTAGCATACGGCCATCTACTGCCATATCTTGAGGTGTCCAAGTTGTTAGCTGAAAAGGGTTATAGAGTAACCTTCATTTCAACCCCTAAAAACATACGTCGCCTCCCTAAACTCCACCAAGCTTTGTCTGATTCTTGTCTGATCAATTTTGTAGAGCTTCCTTTGCCCGAAGTTGATGGTTTACCAAATGGCGTGGAGTCCACCGCCGACATTTCCATTCAAAAAGTCCCCTATCTTAAAAAAGCTTATGACATGCTCCAGCCCTCTTTAATTCACTTTCTTCAAGCTTCTGACGTTAACTGGATCATCCATGATTTCGTCTGTTACTGGGTACCCCAAGTTGCAACTCAACTCGGCATCAACTCCATTTTCTTTCACATAACCAATGCCACTTCTCTTGCCTTTGTTGGCCCACCGTCGGAGTTGACTGGGGGTCAGCGCCAGAAACCTGAGGATTTCACTGTTGTCCCAAAGTGGATAGACTTTCCTAGCAATGAGGCTTTCAAGTTGCACGAGATGGTGAGCCATTGGGACTGCATGGACCGGGACGTAGCAGATTTTGAGAGATTTGCACATGCCATTCAAGGTTGCCAGTTTGTGACCATGAGGACTTGTCCCAAGTTTGAAGCCGACTCGTTGAGTCTACTCCAAAAGCTTTACGGGAAACCAGCTGTCCCCATTGGATTCCTGCCACCTCATCATTCCAATTCCGTGCAAGGAGATGATGATGAGATCAAATGGAAAACATTGAAAGAGTGGCTGGACAACAACAAACACAGGTCTGTGTTTTACATTGCATTTGGAACCGAGGTGAGTTTGAGTCGGGATATGATGCACGAGTTGGCATATGGGATTGAGAAATCCAGACTGCCTTTTATCTGGGTGCTCAACAATCGTCCACTGGTTGAAGGTTTATTAGGATCGGACCATATAATTCCACCCGAATTTGAAGCCCAGGTCTCAGAACGTGGTCTTATATGGAGGGGCTGGGCACCCCAACTCAGGATCTTGGCCCACTCGTCAATTGGTGGTTTTTTGACGCATTGCGGTTGGGGCTCAGTTATTGAAGCACTGGGATTTGGCCTGCCATTGATTTTGTTTTCCGGCGCCAGTGCAGATCAAGGATTGATTGCTCGGCTTATGCAAGAGAGAGGTGTTGGGTTGGAAATACCAAGGGATGACAAAACCGGGTCATTCACGAGTGACTCGGTGGCCAAGTTGATTCGCCGAGTGATGGTAGATCAAGAAGGTGAGTCAGTGAGGGCAAATGCATGGGCGATAAGAGACATCTTTGGGAACGTGGAATTGAATAACAGATGCCTAGACGAGTTCATTAAGTGCCTTGAGACTTTTGCTGCTTGA